A genomic window from Bdellovibrio sp. SKB1291214 includes:
- a CDS encoding HdeD family acid-resistance protein — protein sequence MGKSSRLILTGTIYSVLGLIALSFAGVTTLAAVLTLAAVLVVAGIAQVAYGIQGVRTGQLWPHAILGCLAIVAGIIIARDPYVNTMLFTAIIGFMLLVGGLAKVIGAAVERSTGWGYYFLNGVVSMILAAVIFNSYPYSAYWAIGTFVGVDLLVGGLSLVGLGYTLRQTRQEAVQNMNSMLPETYDEIEYEYFHKQNAQRDDDRSGGGKEKKRDKDPDESPTIH from the coding sequence ATGGGCAAATCCAGTCGTTTGATTCTAACTGGAACCATCTATTCTGTTCTGGGGCTTATCGCCCTTAGTTTTGCAGGCGTTACAACTCTGGCCGCAGTTCTAACTTTAGCTGCCGTGCTGGTGGTGGCAGGAATTGCACAAGTCGCTTACGGCATCCAAGGCGTTAGGACCGGACAGCTGTGGCCCCACGCAATCCTGGGGTGTCTTGCTATCGTGGCTGGGATCATCATTGCCAGAGATCCTTACGTGAACACGATGCTGTTCACCGCAATCATCGGCTTCATGCTGTTGGTGGGAGGCCTCGCTAAAGTCATCGGTGCTGCTGTTGAACGGAGCACAGGCTGGGGGTACTATTTTTTAAACGGTGTCGTTTCAATGATTCTGGCGGCGGTCATCTTTAACAGCTATCCGTATTCAGCCTATTGGGCGATCGGAACCTTCGTCGGTGTGGATTTATTAGTAGGAGGTTTGAGTTTAGTTGGGTTGGGATACACCCTTCGTCAGACAAGACAAGAAGCCGTGCAAAATATGAACTCTATGCTGCCCGAAACATATGACGAAATTGAGTACGAATACTTTCACAAACAAAATGCGCAACGAGATGACGACCGCAGCGGTGGTGGAAAAGAAAAAAAACGAGACAAAGACCCCGACGAGTCACCAACGATTCATTAG
- a CDS encoding SPOR domain-containing protein, with the protein MAAKSDTVVKLVIVLFISLLSFSVGLFAGKNFSDNQHTISQLEPSKTATREVASEHGAPAATGEAKSGAMTDEEIAKLAEEFVADEKPVAAGHGEAAGHGEAKADAHGAPAKAEGHGAPAVAAHGAATAGHGEAAPAHGAPAAEPSSVAKELAAGKAPQAKTTTTTKTTTTETRVPSSLPANVAQYTVGKFTVQVASYGDEAEAQKFASDLKGKGYSAFYVPANIKGKTWYRVSVGQFATSKEAASYRTELISKAKVSSAIVQKITE; encoded by the coding sequence ATGGCAGCGAAATCAGATACGGTTGTAAAACTAGTGATAGTTTTGTTCATCTCTCTTCTTTCTTTCTCGGTGGGATTGTTCGCCGGTAAGAACTTTAGTGACAACCAACATACGATTTCACAACTTGAGCCATCTAAAACAGCGACTCGTGAAGTGGCTTCTGAACATGGTGCTCCTGCTGCAACTGGTGAAGCTAAATCTGGTGCAATGACTGACGAAGAAATCGCAAAGCTTGCTGAAGAGTTCGTCGCTGATGAAAAACCAGTAGCTGCGGGTCACGGTGAAGCTGCCGGTCACGGCGAAGCAAAAGCAGATGCTCATGGTGCGCCAGCTAAAGCTGAAGGCCACGGTGCGCCAGCAGTGGCCGCCCACGGCGCAGCAACAGCAGGTCACGGTGAGGCAGCTCCTGCCCATGGTGCTCCGGCTGCTGAACCTTCTTCTGTAGCTAAAGAGTTAGCAGCTGGTAAAGCTCCCCAGGCTAAAACGACAACAACGACTAAAACAACAACGACGGAAACACGCGTTCCTTCGTCATTGCCAGCAAACGTTGCTCAATACACGGTTGGCAAATTCACAGTGCAAGTGGCTTCTTACGGTGATGAAGCTGAGGCTCAAAAGTTTGCATCTGATTTGAAAGGCAAAGGTTACAGCGCTTTCTATGTTCCAGCGAACATCAAAGGTAAAACATGGTACCGCGTCAGTGTCGGCCAGTTCGCGACTTCGAAAGAAGCGGCTTCTTACAGAACTGAACTTATCAGCAAAGCAAAAGTGTCCTCTGCAATCGTTCAAAAAATCACTGAGTAA
- a CDS encoding KamA family radical SAM protein, whose amino-acid sequence MKLHFPSAPKPEHIAESDWNNWTWQLRHSLKSKTDFEKHFELSEIERAAFSEGAELFNIRTTPYYASLAGGEGDSIRQILMPQKFEIEEGLQQMLDPLGERKNNPAPRVIHRYSDRVLFLITDICSVYCRFCTRKHFTGQEQAFIRNDEYEKAIAYIKSHPGIREVILSGGDPLTVGDAQLDRVLGDLRAIEHVEIIRIGSRMPVVCPMRITDDLVKILKKHKPVFLMSHFNHPNEVTAEAAAGLEKLVDNGVPVMNQMVLLNGVNNHPALVQALNRRLLFLRVKPYYMFQCDPSQGTDHLRTSIEDSMEIQRELWGHLSGLAMPNLSVDIPDGGGKTYLVPNYETARDGNTRYYKGWDGVDAKYVSPAPEKIKKPELHHYLEEWNQLKAAKNPVT is encoded by the coding sequence ATGAAGCTGCATTTTCCCTCTGCCCCTAAGCCTGAACATATCGCTGAATCCGATTGGAACAATTGGACCTGGCAGCTTCGTCATTCGTTGAAATCTAAAACTGACTTCGAAAAACATTTTGAACTGAGCGAAATTGAGCGAGCTGCTTTCAGTGAAGGCGCGGAGTTATTTAATATTCGCACAACTCCGTATTATGCAAGCTTAGCAGGTGGTGAAGGCGATTCTATTCGTCAAATCCTGATGCCACAAAAGTTTGAAATCGAAGAGGGTTTGCAGCAGATGCTCGATCCTTTGGGCGAGAGAAAAAACAATCCAGCACCTCGTGTGATTCATCGCTATTCCGATCGCGTTTTATTTTTGATCACCGATATTTGCAGCGTTTATTGCCGCTTTTGCACTCGCAAACATTTTACGGGTCAAGAGCAAGCATTCATTCGCAACGATGAATATGAAAAGGCGATCGCCTATATCAAATCTCATCCTGGAATCCGCGAAGTTATTTTATCGGGTGGTGATCCATTAACAGTCGGTGATGCACAGCTGGATCGAGTCTTGGGTGATTTACGAGCGATCGAGCACGTGGAAATAATTCGCATCGGTTCGCGCATGCCCGTGGTATGTCCAATGCGTATCACTGATGACCTAGTGAAAATTTTAAAAAAACACAAACCCGTATTTTTGATGTCGCACTTTAATCATCCTAACGAAGTCACTGCAGAGGCCGCTGCCGGTCTTGAAAAGCTTGTGGATAACGGCGTTCCAGTGATGAACCAAATGGTTTTGTTAAATGGCGTGAACAATCATCCAGCTTTGGTGCAGGCACTGAACCGTCGTTTGCTTTTCTTGCGTGTGAAACCCTATTACATGTTCCAATGCGATCCTTCGCAAGGCACGGATCACTTGCGTACTTCGATTGAAGACTCGATGGAGATTCAACGTGAATTGTGGGGGCATCTGTCAGGTCTTGCGATGCCGAATCTGTCTGTGGATATCCCAGATGGCGGTGGCAAAACTTATCTTGTTCCCAATTACGAAACAGCTCGTGATGGCAATACCCGCTACTATAAAGGTTGGGATGGTGTGGATGCGAAGTATGTCAGCCCGGCACCAGAGAAAATCAAAAAGCCCGAACTGCATCATTATCTGGAAGAGTGGAATCAGCTAAAGGCTGCGAAAAATCCTGTTACCTAG
- a CDS encoding ATP-dependent helicase — MDVLEFVTKNLNPAQKDAVETLQGPVLILAGAGSGKTRVLTHRMANMIGNGAASPDEILMVTFTNKAAKEMEHRIYKLLTDLQVPVHSQLWISTFHSFCVRILRNHITLLDYKPFFGIYDSSDTLSQIKKVMTALNINDKIYPAKNFQSRISSAKMMGLNPEQFEKGNKRLMDQKTVDVYKAYEAEMKKANSLDFDDLLMKTYELFRMYPDILAMYQQKFRFIMVDEYQDTNHIQYLLVQMLAKAHRNLCVVGDEDQSIYSWRGADISNILDFEKDFPEAKVVKLEENYRSSANIVNAATAVIKNNTQRKDKTLFTSNQEGDLINVREERNEYDEAKFAAKTIQTMINDGEGSYNDYAIFYRTNAQSRVLEEQLRTLGIPYRLVGGVRFYERMEIKDILSYLKLSVNPADDIAFKRVINVPARGIGKTTVEKMEELAHQKNLTLMEAAEKAVNERLFNAGTSGKIRRFLDLMKDLQSNATEFKLTDFYHIVLDRTEYLMALKKDESEEAKARIENLEELDNAIAQFSKERGEESTLTSFLEEMALVNDVDSLDQNQNSVTMMTLHISKGLEFPYVFVVGLEENLFPSSRSAESESDDDIQEERRLAYVGMTRARQKLWLTYAKVRRVWGQEQFNPPSRFIKEIPTQFVNFKSAAAEAPRFVSRYGANSGNDEYFPSAWSSSGSSDRNKPRGGDDFDTQDFPDYDDEGSSNKSSYSKGMRVRHPTFGVGTVYSTEGAGDNLKVSVMFTDNTVKKFVVKYARLERV, encoded by the coding sequence ATGGATGTATTGGAATTTGTTACGAAAAATTTGAATCCAGCACAAAAGGACGCCGTCGAAACCTTGCAAGGCCCGGTTTTGATTTTGGCCGGTGCGGGTTCGGGGAAGACCCGCGTACTTACTCACCGTATGGCAAATATGATTGGTAACGGAGCTGCCAGCCCCGATGAAATCTTAATGGTGACCTTTACCAATAAGGCTGCCAAGGAAATGGAACATCGTATTTACAAGCTTTTGACGGACCTTCAAGTGCCGGTTCATAGCCAGCTTTGGATTTCAACGTTTCATAGCTTCTGCGTACGCATCCTTCGCAATCACATCACTCTTTTGGATTATAAGCCGTTCTTTGGGATCTATGATTCTTCGGACACTCTTTCACAAATTAAGAAGGTCATGACGGCGTTGAATATCAACGACAAGATTTATCCGGCCAAGAATTTCCAAAGCCGTATTAGCAGCGCTAAAATGATGGGACTGAATCCCGAACAATTTGAAAAGGGCAACAAGCGTTTGATGGATCAAAAAACCGTCGACGTCTACAAAGCCTATGAAGCGGAAATGAAGAAAGCAAATAGCTTAGACTTCGACGATCTTTTGATGAAGACGTACGAACTTTTCCGTATGTATCCAGACATCCTCGCCATGTACCAACAAAAATTCCGCTTTATCATGGTGGATGAGTACCAAGATACGAATCACATTCAGTACCTGTTAGTGCAAATGCTGGCGAAAGCCCATCGCAACTTGTGTGTGGTCGGTGACGAAGATCAATCCATCTATTCTTGGCGTGGAGCTGATATCAGCAACATCTTGGATTTCGAAAAAGACTTTCCGGAAGCCAAAGTGGTAAAGCTTGAAGAAAACTATCGTTCTTCAGCAAATATTGTTAACGCCGCAACGGCGGTTATTAAAAACAATACTCAGCGCAAAGACAAAACTCTGTTCACTTCGAATCAAGAAGGCGATCTGATCAACGTACGCGAAGAGCGTAATGAATACGACGAAGCTAAATTTGCGGCTAAGACAATTCAAACAATGATCAATGATGGCGAAGGGTCTTATAACGACTATGCGATTTTCTATCGCACGAATGCTCAATCCCGTGTCCTGGAAGAGCAGCTTCGCACCCTGGGCATTCCTTATCGCTTGGTCGGCGGCGTGCGCTTCTATGAGCGCATGGAGATCAAAGACATCTTAAGCTATCTGAAACTGTCTGTGAACCCTGCGGATGATATCGCATTCAAACGTGTGATCAATGTTCCCGCTCGCGGCATCGGTAAAACCACTGTCGAAAAAATGGAAGAACTGGCTCATCAAAAAAATCTTACCTTGATGGAAGCCGCAGAAAAAGCTGTGAACGAGCGCCTGTTCAATGCTGGAACTTCTGGAAAAATTCGCAGATTCCTGGATTTAATGAAAGACCTTCAAAGCAATGCGACCGAATTCAAATTGACTGATTTCTATCACATCGTTCTGGATCGCACTGAATACTTGATGGCTTTAAAAAAGGACGAGTCCGAAGAAGCCAAAGCGCGTATCGAAAACTTAGAAGAGTTGGACAATGCTATTGCTCAGTTCTCCAAAGAGCGTGGGGAAGAATCCACTTTGACAAGTTTCCTTGAAGAGATGGCTTTGGTGAACGACGTCGACTCTTTGGATCAAAATCAAAATTCGGTGACGATGATGACTTTGCATATCTCCAAGGGTTTGGAATTCCCTTATGTCTTCGTGGTGGGTCTAGAAGAAAACCTTTTCCCAAGTTCTCGCAGTGCCGAATCTGAATCAGATGACGACATCCAAGAAGAACGTCGTTTGGCTTACGTAGGCATGACTCGCGCACGCCAAAAGTTATGGTTAACATATGCGAAGGTGCGCCGAGTATGGGGTCAGGAACAATTCAATCCACCGTCTCGCTTTATCAAAGAAATTCCGACTCAATTTGTAAATTTCAAATCGGCAGCTGCGGAAGCTCCCCGTTTTGTATCGCGATACGGTGCTAATAGCGGTAATGATGAGTACTTCCCAAGCGCTTGGTCTTCGTCAGGCAGCAGCGATCGCAATAAGCCACGCGGCGGCGATGATTTCGATACTCAAGACTTCCCGGATTATGATGACGAAGGCTCCTCTAACAAGAGTTCTTACTCTAAGGGAATGCGCGTTCGCCATCCGACATTTGGCGTCGGCACAGTGTATTCAACCGAAGGTGCTGGAGATAATTTGAAAGTCAGCGTTATGTTCACAGACAATACCGTTAAAAAGTTTGTCGTGAAGTACGCCCGCCTTGAGAGAGTTTAA